The DNA window CCGAGCGGTGCTGCCCGTatgggagtggggaggagggaagggtcGCTCCTTGGGGGCCCGGGCCCCTtcccgacccccccccccccccccggcccacCCCGTCgtgggaagcagcagctccccggAGCCCGCAGGCTTCTTGCCTTTCTCCCCGCTGTCGCGGGTGGGTGTGCGTGGGGGGGCGGCCCAGGTGAGGTGGAAACACATCCCCTTTGGTGTGATTTAAATccctacctcctcccctccggGACAGGACCGCGCTCTCCTGTCCTAAACTTCACTCTCCAGGGTTTTATCCGGGCTCTCCCATCGCTTCCTCGCAATTCCCCTTGTTCTCATCGATCCCGTTATTTGTAGCCGCTCAGTTTCTGGACggttcagaggaaaaaaaaaaaacaaaaacaaccaaaacaaaacaaaaaaacccctccctACGTGTCGCTGCCGCTTCGCAAGAGCCGACAGCTTTTGTTTGCCGTCACCTCGGTCAGCCAGGTAGCCTTGGGATGGGGGATAGATGCTGTCGGTGTCCTTAGACCTGGAAGAGCTTTGCCTGCAAGGGTAGCCGTCCCCACGCAAACAAAAGCGAGGCGTTGAGGCTTTGCGCTCCTCCAGGCATCCCATTCAGGTACGATAGGCTGaaaacacagattaaaaatgGCTAACTCTTACCTAAAACGTAGAAGCTTTCTAAAACGAAATGAGCTTCTTCACGTGTGTTAAACTTTCCCCCGATCTAGGGCAGAAGTTTCAACCATTTGCATTCTGTTTATCATTTTCTCATCCACCCCCCCAACAAATGTTTCGGAGAGTCTGCTCCTTCTGTCGGAAGACTCGAATCGAGTGGAAAGTTTGTTGGTGAAATCAAGCTGGTAGTGGAAATCGTAGGAGGGGGAGAGCGGAGCAGGCGAGGCTTAAAACAAGGGTGGAATTTCAaagtttctcctttttctcaaattttaaTGACGGTCAGCCTCAAGAGCAGTGTCAGGAACTGTGCGTTACTGAGCGTGTTCGTGTTTTTAACTTGTTCTGTGGTTCTTTTCCCCAAGAGGCGTGAATCCTGTGATGCTGCAGCATCAGCTCCTGGGTTCTCACTAGAAATGAACTTCAGTGATTTCAAGAAGAGCGCCAACGTCCGTCTTTAGAAATCGCAGGAAACGGGAGTCTCGTTTCTCAGGCTGTTGTAGTATTTTCTGACGGTAGAAACAGCTGCCTCGCTAGGTTGGATTTCAACTAATTTCTTACCTTGCTTGGAGGAAATTAAGggagctttaagaaaaaataactgtgTGCAGGGTGTACGAGTTCTTCGGGGTCCAGTCCAAAGTAGGAGTGGATTGGGAGGCTGGCACCCGCAGACGTGAGAAGATGCCTCGTGGGTTCTTGCAGGTAGCTTGGGAGTAATGCTCCCCGCTCGGCGGGCACTAACATCTGGGTTTAATTACCATTAGATCCGGATTTGTAACACTACCAAAGTCGTCCGTGCGTAAATATTTGCAGGACTGGAAGCGGAGGTGTTTCTGTGCCATAGAATACCCAGTCCGTACAGCGACGGCGGCTCGAGGAAATGAGCTTTCCCGATTTTATCCTAGAAAATCCTTCAGGTCGTGAGCCCCAGCTCTGTTTGTAAAACAAGTAGCGCAGCAGGGTCCTGATTTCTGCCCAGGCCCTTCGTGTTACTTTATAGAGTTATAATGACGTTACTCTAGTAAAGCACTAAGTATTTGGGCAGttaattatttgttcttttttattattattattcctagTGTCTTGGACAATTGATACTTAAGATTGGTCGGGCTTACTTGCAGTTTGTGTCATCTGTAAAGTGTAAAAAGTAAAGCCTTGGGTTTGCGAACTGTACGTAGCGATTACGGGCGAGGCTGGGAGCGGGCCGGCTCGGGGTAGGTTCcagtggaaaaaagcaaaagcaagcttCGGTCTGGTTTCATTTTGAGTGAAACTCCTTCGAAACGGAAGGACTCCCAGAGAAGTCGGATTGGGTTGTGAGCTCTGGAATAATTGAGGCGTGATTTACTTTCTCCAGCAGTGTTTTTGAGAGCCTTAGTTACCGGGCAGTTTTGATGTGTAGCTGGTTGTAAAATGAAGTGAAGCAGCTGGTGGATGCGGATGACGGTGGCCTTCATCTCCATCATCTTCAGGCGCTGAGGCTCTTCCTTTGCCTCGCTTGTGCTGACGCTTTTAAATGGCACTTGACAATTCTTGGCGTTACCACGAAACATCAGGTGTTTGCGGGACTGGGATTGCCCCTGTGCGGTTTCAGTTAGTAAATCGAGAGTTTTATTAAAGACGTTTGGTCAAATTAATGACCGTGAGTCAAGCAACTGCTGATTCTTACGCTAGTCGCGTGGGAAACGACGATACTGATGCCGAAGAGTCGATCCCAGTGGGTGCGAGATGGCGTTTTGAAGTTCTTGCCAGAAGCCGGCTCGCATCTGAAGGCGATCTCGGGAAGCTGTCTTCTCCCGCAAAGCATAAGTCAGTCCTGCAGGACACAGATGTTTCTCTGCTCGAAGGCCCCTTGGCTAAAACAGAGGAACAAAGTGCTTGGATTTTAACAAAAGAAGTTCACTGCCTCGGCCGGGGCTCGGGCTATTGGGGTGGGTTAGTTCCCTTAGAAAATGGCTTCTTGTTCGGAAACAAGCTGTTGTAGTTTCGGCTTAATCTGTTGAATTTCAGGAGTTGCGAGTGCTCGCGTCAACACCAGATTTGCTGGTGTAAGGTTGTACTATTTCCTCCTGATAAAGTAAGCGAAGAGACTCGATGCAGCTACTGAACTTGTCTCGTATTGATCCTAATTAAAAGCAGGCTTGTTTACTTTGGGGCCGTAAAATGAATTTTGGGGTAAAGAGCGGTACATGGCAAAGAGATCTTTACGAGTAGTTGCTTCTGAGTAGCATGAACGAAGGCTATCACCTCCCTTGGCAACCAGGCGAAGGCAACTTGGTTCTTTACCTCGTGGAATTATATTAGCTTATAGACTGTTAATTTTCCCAGCGCGGGCTGCTCCGGCACATATTGGGGAGTGCTTTACCTTCAGTGCACTTCGTTTTAGAAATACAAGCAGGAGCGTTGGAAAAATCCAATTTTAACGGGAAAACCCCTTGGGAATATGAGCCGAAATAACATACTTAGGGCTGCAAATGAGAAGTAGGAGGGAAAAATCAAGCAGTCGGGTGCAGCTCAGGCTCCTGGGACGTCTTTGCTTCTTGAGGAGGTCGTACGAGGGAACGGTTCAAAGCGTTTGCCTTGTGCAGCGCGCTCGGCCGTTGCTCCACGATGGGGATGAGCGTGTGGTGCTCGTTAAGCTGCTGGGCAGGTCACACTGAGCGGTTGGTGCAAACCTTCTTTGAGGGCAGTCTCTGCAAGTTGGGGTGAGAGCTGTGTGACAAACCTGGCTGTAATCCTTATCGTGGGCACCGTTCAGGTCTTAAGAATGTAAGTCATCAGGAGCAGAAAACCGGGCTTTCGCTAACGAGTTCGCGTACTTCTGATTTCTGTTATTGCTTCCAATTATCAGTGCCAGTTGTTTCCGTTCCTGTGTACGCTCAGCAAGCAGGCTGTGGGGACGGACCAGCCTGCCAGCGTTGCTAACTggctttctcttgctttcagaTTACAGAAAAGCGTGGTACTGGTACAGTCTTTTTGGTGGAAGAATCTAAATAAGCACGTTTTGAACGCTTGGACAgacattcaaaagcaaaaatggtAAGGATCGGGAGGTTTCGGACTCGCGAGAGAAATACCCGCGTTTCGGCTCTCGctaaaattgtttcaaaatccCTTTTCAGCGACCAATGCGTATTTTTGTGAACGACGACCGCCACGTGATGGCCAAACATTCGGCCGTTTACCCGacgcaggaggagctggaggcgGTTCAGAACATGGTGTCCCACACGGAGCGAGCGCTCAAAGCTGTGTCCGACTGGATCGACGAGCAAGAAAAAGTCAGCGGGGAGCAGCCAGAAACAGAGTCCATGGAGACGGCAGCCgaagaggaaaacaaggaaggaGGGTAAGGAACATCACCGAACACGTGCCTGTAAAGGGCGCTGCCAGAAGTAGTAGCACCTTCTTACTTAGATTAGTAAAAATCCGCTCGCTGCAGTTGGAAAAGTTGTTTTCCCTGGCTGTGGAGTTAAGAGGAATTAACTAACCCGGGGCTGAAGCGACTTTTCCCATGCAGGTGTAGCAAATCCTTCAGCGGGGGTCGTGTGTCGTGTTTAATCTTTGCAGATCGATCCCTTAGCTTGGGTTGAGCGTTCGTGCTTACCCGGCTGCAGTtaattcttctggttttgaagcCGTCGTGATTGTAGCCTGTGTATTTGCAGGGATCAGAAGGCCACGGAGCAGTTGACTAGGACCCTGCGTGGAGTGATGCGTGTAGGGCTTGTAGCGAAAGGCCTGTTACTGAAGGGGGACTTGGATCTTGAGCTAGTTCTTTTGTGCAAAGATAAACCCACCACAGATCTCCTGGAGAAAGTAGCTGACAATCTTGGAGTACAGCTTGCTGTGAGTAAAACCTTTCAATGTTTGCGTGTGCTTGTTGCAGAACAAGCGAAATAGATTGTAAATGGTTAAAAAGGCACCGATGGCGTTTGTTTTGATACCCTTTTTCTGTCTCGGAAAAGTAATTTTCGTAGGTGTGGAGTGTTATTCTGGAATTGCCTTGTTAGATGAACTTCTCTTTATTAGCTGAAATTTTGTTTATAGACCTTGGTTTTGGTTGGAAAAGGATGTTGCGAATCACTCGGAAACGAATTAGACTTTTGCTAAGCGGTGAAATTATATTGCAGGCTATTACCGaagacaaatatgaaataatccAGTCGGTTGGTGATGCTGCAATTGTAATTAAGAACACAAAAGAGCCGCCGTTGACACTGACCATCCACTTGACATCACCTGTagtcagagaagaaatggaaaaacagttaGCTGGAGGTATGGAAGACTGAAAACAGCCGACAGTCGGTTGGAAACCCGTACATTTCTGTTGCTAATTCACTGTTAAAGCGTGCTCTTCAGTTTCAGCCGAAGCGGcgacaattatttttctgcaaattcaAAATTCCATAAGAGAACACCAACCTCATGAGATCACGGTTACGGTTTATTCGGACTGAGCTTCCGAAACTGAGTAGCACCTTTCAGATGGgattttgctacttttttttttatccttttcttttttttttttcttgggccTTTAGTTCACTAATACGTCATCTTGTTGTATTAATCTTGTTTTGTACCTAGCCATGTAAGTGGCCTGCACAGtgacataaaaatataaaccagatacatttaaaaaaaaaaaaatctcgaaGGCTTCTCGTTAAATGACTTGCATGTACATGAAATTGGATGTTCCACGCAGTTTGTGTTGCAGCAAGAATGATAGGTGCTCTGGGTCTCCTCGATTGGCTGTTTCATCAGCTAAAGCTCAGAATTCCAGAAAGTGATGCAGAGTTTTGGATAAAGTTAGCTTCTCCATTCGCTCTCAAATTCCCTTTGGAATAAGAATTCACAGacggtttttttttttgcgctTGAATTGCTTCACTACGATGGGTTCTGTATCGTAGGCTGTCGAATTGGTGGATGTCAAACGCTCGCTCTGTGCACTAGCCTTATCTAAAACCCTGGTCTTGAGAAACTTTGCGCTTTTTCAAACCATATCTTCAAttttgctgcagcacagactGGAAAATATCTTTGTGCTCTATTGACTGTCTATGGTTTTGATATCTGACCTCGTCTACCAAGCCTTCTAGTTTGTCAATTTTAGGGACGCTGGACCTTTGACCAACAGGACGCTCTCTGTCACGGGTTGGGGCCAGGGCAGTCAAGCCTTATGGGCGGAGGGGGTTCCCTTGATCCTCGCAAAgctttcccccccaccccgatcCTCCACTAAAGCTAAACGCAGCGTGggggtttattttaaatttccctTCGTTACCTGTTACCGGCCTCGTACGCTACCACTTCATTCGAGTCGTAAAGGATTTCTGTCCTCTCCCACCGAGTTTCACGCCCCGTCTCTTCCTCGCAGAACAGATTCCAGTCCGTCCCTGTTAATTgaacttcccccccccgcctctgcAGTTTTAATTTGTAAGCGAGGCCGCTAGGCGAGCGCACTGCAGACCCGTCCTTCCAGGTACAGGATCTAGATCAGGATCTTTTGGGAGCCTCAGCTGCCCGTTAGGAAGCTGCCTCATCCCCTCTCCGCCTGACAGAACCCCCTTGGTCAAACTGTGCCTTGTCTTCTTATTCCATCCACGAATAGAAACGCTATCAGTCAACGACTCCCCGGACGTTCTGGACAGGCAGAAATGCCTTGCTGCCTTGGCGTCACTGCGACACGCCAAGTGGTTCCAGGTTTGCATTTTGTTCTTATATTTGTCTTTAAGTAGAAAATTTGTAAACTATTAAGGGGctaactatatttttttttttttttttatttaaaatactttaacgTCGGATGATAGTTAAGACGTGCTGAACTTAGCGTCTGTCAGCGGTACAGTTGCTAAAGAAGCACTTAAGCGAATTAAACGTTCGGAAGGAACCTTTTTTAAAGAGTAGATGcatagctgctgctttgtgttaAGAGTAATGTTGCCTTTGTACGCTACAGTTACTGTTATAAGTTATAAAATGGTAATGCGAAATACCGTTTACCCTTGACAAAGTA is part of the Gymnogyps californianus isolate 813 unplaced genomic scaffold, ASM1813914v2 HiC_scaffold_40, whole genome shotgun sequence genome and encodes:
- the ILF3 gene encoding interleukin enhancer-binding factor 3; amino-acid sequence: MRPMRIFVNDDRHVMAKHSAVYPTQEELEAVQNMVSHTERALKAVSDWIDEQEKVSGEQPETESMETAAEEENKEGGDQKATEQLTRTLRGVMRVGLVAKGLLLKGDLDLELVLLCKDKPTTDLLEKVADNLGVQLAAITEDKYEIIQSVGDAAIVIKNTKEPPLTLTIHLTSPVVREEMEKQLAGETLSVNDSPDVLDRQKCLAALASLRHAKWFQARANGLKSCVIVIRVLRDLCTRVPTWAPLRGWPLELLCEKSIGTANRPMGAGEALRRVLECLASGIVMP